A genomic window from Brassica oleracea var. oleracea cultivar TO1000 chromosome C8, BOL, whole genome shotgun sequence includes:
- the LOC106308342 gene encoding probable pectinesterase/pectinesterase inhibitor 7: MNWICRFSIRKSLSQSRKFIRTVDKYLKRNAHLSQPAVIRALQDCRFLAGLTMDYLLTSFQTVNVTSAKSSSSKTLSFPKAEDIQTLLSAALTNEQTCLEGLTTAASFSATWTVRNGVALPLVNDTKLFSVSLALFTKGWVPKKKKRAGFAWAHPRSGSSTHTKPFRLFRNGALPLKMTERTKAVYESLSRRKLSDGDGDDGSMVLISDIVTVSQDGTGNFTNITAAVAASPNNTDGSGGFFLIYVTAGIYEEYVSIAKNKKYMMMIGDGINQTVVTGNRSVVDGWTTFNSATFAVTAPNFVAVNITFRNTAGPEKHQAVALRSGADFSIFYSCSFEAYQDTLYAHSLRQFYRECDVYGTVDFIFGNAAVVFQNCNLYPRKPMPNQFNAITAQGRSDPNQNTGTSIHNCTIKPANDLVSSNYTVRTYLGRPWKEYSRTVIMQSYIDGFVEPVGWREWNGDFALSTLYYAEYNNTGPGSNTTTRVTWPGYHVANSTDAANFTVTGLFLEDDWIWKTGVPYTSGLIS, encoded by the exons ATGAATTGGATTTGCCGTTTCTCAATCCGCAAATCGCTATCGCAGTCGCGAAAGTTCATTCGTACGGTTGATAAATATTTAAAACGCAACGCTCATTTATCTCAACCCGCCGTTATCAGAGCTCTCCAAGACTGCCGTTTCCTCGCCGGTCTAACCATGGATTACCTCTTAACGTCGTTTCAAACAGTTAACGTCACGTCAGCGAAATCATCCTCCTCCAAAACGTTATCGTTTCCAAAGGCTGAAGATATCCAAACGCTTCTTTCCGCAGCGTTAACGAACGAGCAGACGTGTCTGGAGGGACTCACAACCGCCGCTTCATTTTCCGCCACGTGGACGGTAAGAAACGGCGTTGCATTGCCTCTAGTCAACGACACGAAGCTCTTTAGTGTCTCACTCGCTCTCTTCACCAAAGGATGGGTCCCAAAGAAGAAGAAACGAGCCGGGTTTGCTTGGGCTCACCCGAGATCCGGATCATCCACCCACACTAAACCATTCCGTCTGTTCCGTAACGGAGCTCTGCCGTTGAAAATGACGGAACGAACGAAAGCCGTATACGAATCTCTAAGCAGGCGAAAACTCTCCGACGGCGATGGAGACGACGGAAGCATGGTGTTGATAAGCGATATCGTCACCGTGAGTCAAGACGGAACCGGAAACTTTACCAATATCACGGCGGCGGTCGCGGCGTCTCCGAATAACACCGACGGAAGCGGCGGGTTCTTCTTGATTTACGTGACAGCGGGGATCTACGAAGAATACGTTTCAATAGCAAAGAACAAAAAGTACATGATGATGATCGGCGACGGAATTAATCAGACGGTGGTCACAGGGAATAGAAGCGTCGTCGACGGTTGGACAACTTTTAATTCCGCCACCTTTG CTGTGACAGCACCAAACTTCGTTGCGGTTAACATAACTTTCCGGAACACGGCCGGACCGGAGAAGCACCAGGCGGTTGCGTTACGGAGCGGTGCAGATTTCTCAATCTTCTATAGTTGTAGTTTCGAGGCTTATCAAGATACGCTCTACGCACATTCTCTAAGACAGTTTTATAGAGAATGCGATGTCTACGGAACGGTAGATTTTATATTCGGAAACGCGGCTGTAGTGTTTCAGAATTGCAATTTATATCCGAGAAAACCGATGCCGAACCAGTTCAACGCAATCACGGCACAAGGCCGGTCTGATCCGAACCAAAACACCGGTACGTCGATCCATAACTGTACGATTAAACCCGCGAATGATCTTGTTTCTAGTAACTACACCGTTAGAACGTATTTGGGTCGACCGTGGAAGGAGTATTCACGGACGGTTATCATGCAATCGTACATTGATGGTTTTGTTGAACCGGTTGGTTGGAGAGAATGGAACGGCGATTTTGCATTGAGTACGTTATACTACGCGGAGTATAACAATACCGGACCTGGTTCAAACACTACAACTCGTGTTACATGGCCCGGTTATCACGTGGCTAATTCTACTGATGCAGCTAATTTCACAGTCACTGGTTTGTTTCTTGAAGATGATTGGATTTGGAAGACGGGAGTGCCTTACACCAGCGGTTTGATTTCATAA